Proteins co-encoded in one Armatimonadota bacterium genomic window:
- a CDS encoding universal stress protein — MATLQRILVGTDLSEVSPALYALAHALARQSGARLVVAYVADPGEYDELRRERPMGVDEFIERFRATILLDFEDATDGAQPAQVVVRMRQRGVAEDLLQIASDVEADLVVVGTHGRTGLRRVLLGSVAEAVMRHATTPVLVVPHAVASRFAPAARAAPTTAGGSAT, encoded by the coding sequence ATGGCAACACTGCAGCGCATCCTCGTGGGCACCGACCTCTCGGAGGTCTCGCCGGCGCTGTACGCGCTGGCGCACGCCCTGGCCCGCCAGTCCGGGGCGCGTCTCGTGGTCGCGTACGTGGCCGATCCCGGCGAGTACGACGAGCTGCGCCGCGAGCGACCCATGGGCGTGGACGAGTTCATCGAGCGGTTCCGCGCCACCATCCTGCTCGACTTCGAGGACGCCACGGACGGGGCGCAGCCCGCGCAGGTCGTGGTGCGGATGCGCCAGCGTGGCGTGGCCGAGGACCTGCTGCAGATCGCATCCGACGTGGAGGCCGACCTGGTCGTCGTTGGTACCCACGGCCGCACCGGCCTGCGGCGCGTCCTGCTGGGCAGCGTCGCCGAGGCGGTCATGCGGCACGCTACCACGCCGGTGCTGGTCGTGCCGCACGCGGTGGCGTCCAGGTTCGCGCCCGCAGCGCGCGCTGCCCCGACGACCGCCGGCGGGTCGGCGACGTAG
- a CDS encoding sensor histidine kinase produces MTDTQAETSPVPGGRWQRLWRRVPILHRILGANAAIIVIGAVGGTLIAVRHGAAHPSSPHYELIAGFLLAGIAASVLANFVVLRAVLRPLDHLQRAVEAVRTGATGVRVQRHGLWDERLEHLADAFDGMVAALDAQTERLRRLPGQILRAQEEERRRIARELHDEAAQALTSLLVRLRLLEQTDEPTQVRARVRELRALTARALDDVRRIAVELRPSVLDDLGLAAALAAHADALNASGEMRVTVTAGLNGRLPPEVELALYRVAQEALTNARRHGRATAADVRLWHGMGEVHLEVRDNGVGFDPARVGRAVGQATPAAARNGASGLGLAGMAERIALVGGRLDIRSAPGAGTTVAATVPLPVAAPGAVDGG; encoded by the coding sequence GTGACGGACACGCAGGCTGAGACGTCGCCGGTACCCGGCGGCCGGTGGCAGCGGCTCTGGCGGCGCGTGCCGATCCTGCACCGCATCCTCGGAGCCAACGCCGCCATCATCGTGATCGGTGCCGTGGGGGGCACCCTGATCGCCGTGCGCCACGGGGCCGCCCACCCGTCGTCGCCGCACTATGAGCTGATCGCCGGCTTCCTGCTGGCAGGCATCGCGGCCAGCGTGCTGGCCAACTTCGTGGTGCTGCGGGCGGTGCTGCGTCCCCTCGACCACCTGCAGCGGGCGGTGGAGGCGGTACGCACCGGCGCCACCGGCGTGCGCGTCCAGCGGCACGGGCTGTGGGACGAGCGCCTGGAGCACCTGGCCGACGCCTTCGACGGCATGGTGGCGGCGTTGGACGCCCAGACCGAGCGGCTGCGCCGTCTGCCGGGGCAGATCCTCCGCGCCCAGGAAGAGGAGCGCCGGCGCATCGCCCGCGAGCTGCACGACGAGGCGGCGCAGGCCCTCACCTCGTTGCTGGTGCGCCTGCGGCTGCTGGAGCAGACGGACGAGCCGACGCAGGTCCGGGCACGGGTCCGTGAGCTGCGGGCACTGACCGCACGGGCCCTGGACGACGTCCGCCGCATCGCGGTGGAGCTGCGTCCGTCGGTCCTGGACGACCTGGGCCTGGCTGCGGCGCTGGCTGCCCATGCCGACGCCCTGAACGCCTCCGGCGAGATGCGCGTCACCGTGACCGCCGGATTGAACGGGCGGCTGCCGCCGGAGGTCGAGCTGGCGCTGTACCGCGTCGCCCAGGAGGCGTTGACCAACGCTCGCCGGCACGGGAGGGCCACCGCGGCCGATGTGCGCCTGTGGCATGGCATGGGCGAGGTGCACCTGGAGGTCCGCGACAACGGTGTTGGCTTCGACCCCGCCCGCGTCGGCCGCGCGGTAGGGCAGGCCACCCCAGCGGCGGCACGCAACGGCGCCAGCGGGTTGGGCCTGGCAGGGATGGCCGAGCGCATCGCCCTGGTGGGCGGCCGCCTGGACATCCGCTCGGCGCCGGGCGCCGGCACCACCGTCGCCGCCACGGTCCCGCTGCCCGTCGCCGCACCGGGGGCCGTCGACGGTGGCTAA
- a CDS encoding response regulator transcription factor, whose amino-acid sequence MANTIRVLLADDHPVLRAGLRALLEHEPDMVVVGEASTGREAVALAAQTHPDVVVMDIGMPEMDGLEATRQLRALGLRTQVLILTVHAQERYLFPVLKAGAAGYVNKTAADVELITAIRTVAAGGAYLHPAAARALLEDFVARVRAGEEQDSYDRLSEREREVLKLVAEGYTTREIAERLFLSPKSVETYRARILEKLELRTRAELVRYALRRGLLLEEV is encoded by the coding sequence GTGGCTAACACGATTCGCGTGCTGCTGGCTGACGACCACCCGGTGCTGCGCGCCGGGTTGCGGGCGCTGCTGGAGCACGAACCCGACATGGTGGTGGTGGGCGAGGCGTCCACGGGGCGAGAGGCCGTGGCCCTGGCCGCGCAGACGCATCCCGACGTGGTGGTGATGGACATCGGCATGCCCGAGATGGACGGGCTGGAGGCGACGCGACAGCTCCGCGCGCTGGGCCTGCGGACCCAGGTGCTGATCCTCACGGTGCACGCCCAGGAGCGCTATCTGTTTCCGGTGCTGAAGGCCGGGGCGGCTGGCTACGTCAACAAGACCGCGGCCGACGTCGAGTTGATCACCGCCATTCGCACCGTGGCCGCCGGTGGCGCCTACCTCCACCCGGCCGCGGCGCGCGCCCTGCTGGAAGACTTCGTGGCCCGGGTGCGGGCGGGTGAGGAGCAGGACAGCTACGACCGGCTCTCCGAGCGGGAACGCGAGGTCCTGAAGCTGGTGGCAGAAGGATACACGACCCGCGAGATCGCCGAACGCCTGTTCCTGAGCCCCAAGAGCGTCGAGACCTACCGCGCGCGCATCCTCGAGAAGCTCGAGCTCCGCACCCGTGCGGAGCTGGTGCGCTACGCGCTGCGCCGGGGGCTGCTGCTGGAGGAGGTCTGA
- a CDS encoding FAD/NAD(P)-binding oxidoreductase, with translation MRRVVILGGGSGGAIAARRFAQWSRPGEVEVVLIDRSPWHEYRPSYLWVMTGRRRPDEVRRPLRLLEARYGTRVMQATVQTIDPDARRVVTEQGTVDYDFLIVALGAVLKEDPTLQGVEAPWELDHALALHQRLATFQGGRVVVGPVAWPYRCPPAPFEVAFMLRYLADQRHVSDRTEITVFHPWQRPMETFGPLMVDGFSRFMRDFRVRFEGGFTLAAHDPDRRVLRAADGRTLEYDLAVVVPPHEAPAPVRASPLAAAGGYMDVVLPAMISPRYPEVYGIGDVVAPTIGLGMAGVFAHLQADHVVTQILDRVRGVFVGELYNMVGVCVMDTGYMGAAVWCDFTDKLYGRAPHPDCRMLGGMRLFRAVKAGFERFWFASLFGA, from the coding sequence ATGCGACGTGTCGTCATCCTGGGCGGGGGCAGTGGCGGGGCGATCGCCGCCCGACGGTTCGCCCAGTGGAGCCGCCCGGGCGAGGTCGAGGTCGTGCTGATCGACCGCAGCCCCTGGCACGAGTACCGGCCGTCCTACCTGTGGGTGATGACCGGCCGGCGTCGCCCTGACGAGGTACGCCGGCCGCTGCGCCTGCTCGAAGCGCGATACGGCACACGGGTGATGCAGGCGACGGTGCAGACGATCGACCCGGACGCACGGCGGGTGGTGACCGAGCAGGGCACGGTGGACTACGATTTCCTCATCGTCGCCCTGGGGGCGGTGCTGAAGGAGGACCCCACCCTCCAGGGAGTGGAAGCACCGTGGGAACTGGACCACGCGCTGGCGCTGCACCAGCGGCTGGCGACCTTCCAGGGGGGCCGGGTCGTCGTGGGGCCGGTGGCGTGGCCCTACCGCTGCCCGCCGGCGCCGTTCGAGGTGGCGTTCATGCTGCGCTACCTGGCCGACCAGCGTCACGTCTCCGACCGGACCGAGATCACGGTGTTCCATCCGTGGCAGCGCCCCATGGAGACCTTCGGCCCCCTCATGGTGGACGGCTTCAGCCGGTTCATGCGCGACTTTCGGGTGCGCTTCGAAGGCGGCTTCACCCTGGCCGCACACGATCCTGACCGCCGCGTGCTGCGCGCCGCCGACGGCCGCACGCTGGAGTACGACCTGGCGGTCGTGGTCCCGCCGCACGAGGCGCCGGCGCCCGTGCGGGCATCGCCGCTGGCTGCCGCCGGCGGCTACATGGACGTGGTGCTCCCGGCCATGATCTCGCCCCGGTACCCCGAGGTCTACGGCATCGGCGACGTGGTGGCACCGACGATCGGTCTGGGCATGGCGGGGGTCTTCGCGCACCTCCAGGCCGACCACGTGGTCACCCAGATCCTCGACCGGGTGCGCGGGGTCTTCGTGGGCGAGCTCTACAACATGGTGGGCGTGTGTGTCATGGACACGGGCTACATGGGCGCCGCCGTCTGGTGCGACTTCACCGACAAGCTCTACGGCCGCGCCCCGCACCCGGACTGCCGCATGCTGGGCGGCATGCGGCTGTTCCGGGCGGTCAAGGCGGGCTTCGAGCGTTTCTGGTTCGCCAGTCTCTTCGGCGCCTAG
- the nifJ gene encoding pyruvate:ferredoxin (flavodoxin) oxidoreductase — translation MAPSTATAMVTLDGNEAAASVAYRLSEVIAIYPITPSSPMGELADEWAVAGRRNLWGQVPEVIEMQSEGGAAGVVHGALQAGALATTFTASQGLLLMIPNMYKIAGELTAFTMHVAARTVATHALSIFGDHSDVMACRQTGFAILASGSVQEAGDLACIAHAATLRSRVPFLHFFDGFRTSHEINKVAPVDDATLRAMIPDELVEAHRRRALSPDRPVVRGTAHNPDTYFQAREACNPFYLACPQHVQDAMDRFAALTGRQYHLFDYVGHPEADRVVVLMGSGAETAHETVEWLVARGERVGVVKVRLFRPFSATDFVAALPPTVRAIAVLDRTKEPGAPGEPLYLDVVAALYEATTDGTAARRPMPLVIGGRYGLSSKEFTPAMVAAIFAELARPAPRRRFTVGITDDVTGLSLPYDPALDIEPADVTRAVFFGLGADGTVSANKNSIKIIGEETPLFAQGYFVYDSKKSGSMTISHLRFGPRPIRSTYLIQRANFVACHQWAFLERVDVLRYAAPGAVVLLNAPYGPDALWDHLPREVQEQIVERGLRVYTINASDVARRTGMGGRISTIMQTCFFALSGVLPREEAIARIKDAIQKAYGRKGDEVVRRNWQAVDETLAHLHEVPVPGRVTATRGRPPVVPAHAPDFVRRVTAVMLAGQGDLLPVSAFPPDGTWPVGTSRWEKRNIAQEIPVWDPAICIQCNKCVFVCPHAVIRAKVVPAAAVDGAPPTFKTMPFRSHELLDHVYALQVSPDDCTGCSLCVMVCPAKDRTNPRHKALAMAPQAPLREAERANWEFFLTLPDLDRTRVRRHDVKDSQFLEPLFEFSGACAGCGETPYLKLLTQLVGDRLLIANATGCSSIYGGNLPTTPYAANRDGRGPAWSNSLFEDNAEFGLGFRLAIDQLTAEARALLERLAPAVGADLAAALLAADQHDEAGIAAQRARVATLRERLAGLDDPAARRLDVLADYLVRKSVWIVGGDGWAYDIGYGGLDHVLASGRDVNILVLDTEVYSNTGGQQSKATPRGAAAKFAAAGKPTAKKDLALMAMAYGHVYVAQVAFGAKDTQTLRAFLEAESYPGPSLIIAYSPCIAHGYDLAFGAEQQKLAVETGYWPLFRYDPRRAAEGKNPLQLDSGPPKGDLARFTYNETRFRMVEAIDRERARRLLDAARNDVRARWRIYEQLAKLPAAPAEEPAAPRAGSAAD, via the coding sequence ATGGCACCCAGCACGGCGACCGCCATGGTCACCCTCGACGGCAACGAGGCCGCCGCCTCGGTCGCCTACCGCCTGAGCGAGGTCATCGCCATCTACCCGATCACCCCCTCCTCGCCCATGGGCGAGCTGGCCGACGAGTGGGCGGTCGCCGGGCGGCGCAACCTGTGGGGCCAGGTCCCCGAGGTGATCGAGATGCAGTCGGAAGGCGGCGCCGCCGGTGTCGTGCACGGCGCGCTCCAGGCCGGCGCCCTGGCCACCACGTTTACCGCCTCCCAGGGGCTGCTGCTGATGATCCCCAACATGTACAAGATCGCCGGGGAGCTGACGGCGTTCACCATGCACGTGGCCGCCCGCACCGTGGCCACCCACGCGCTGTCGATCTTCGGCGACCACTCCGACGTCATGGCGTGCCGCCAGACGGGCTTCGCCATCCTGGCGTCGGGGTCGGTGCAGGAAGCGGGCGACCTGGCCTGCATCGCCCACGCCGCCACGCTGCGCAGCCGCGTGCCGTTCCTGCACTTCTTCGACGGGTTCCGCACCTCCCACGAGATCAACAAGGTGGCGCCCGTCGACGACGCGACCCTGCGGGCGATGATCCCCGACGAGCTGGTCGAGGCGCACCGTCGTCGCGCGCTGTCGCCCGACCGCCCGGTCGTGCGTGGCACCGCCCACAACCCCGACACCTACTTCCAGGCCCGTGAGGCGTGCAACCCCTTCTACCTCGCCTGTCCCCAGCACGTGCAGGACGCCATGGACCGCTTCGCCGCGCTGACGGGCCGGCAGTACCACCTGTTCGACTACGTGGGCCACCCCGAAGCCGACCGCGTGGTGGTCCTCATGGGCTCGGGGGCCGAGACGGCCCACGAGACGGTGGAGTGGCTGGTGGCCCGCGGCGAGCGCGTCGGCGTGGTCAAGGTGCGACTGTTCCGGCCGTTCTCGGCCACCGACTTCGTGGCGGCGCTGCCGCCCACGGTGCGCGCCATCGCCGTGCTGGACCGCACCAAGGAACCCGGAGCGCCCGGCGAGCCCCTCTACCTGGACGTGGTCGCGGCCCTCTACGAGGCCACCACCGACGGTACGGCGGCCCGGCGGCCGATGCCGCTCGTCATCGGCGGCCGCTACGGGCTCTCGTCCAAGGAGTTCACCCCGGCCATGGTGGCGGCCATCTTTGCCGAACTGGCCCGACCGGCGCCCCGCCGCCGCTTCACGGTGGGGATCACCGACGACGTCACGGGCCTGTCGCTGCCCTACGACCCGGCGCTGGACATCGAGCCCGCCGACGTGACCCGCGCCGTCTTCTTCGGCCTGGGCGCCGACGGCACCGTGAGCGCCAACAAGAACTCCATCAAGATCATCGGCGAGGAGACCCCGCTGTTCGCCCAGGGCTACTTCGTCTACGACTCCAAGAAGTCGGGGTCGATGACGATCTCGCACCTGCGCTTCGGCCCGCGGCCGATCCGCTCGACCTACCTGATCCAGCGGGCCAACTTCGTTGCCTGCCACCAGTGGGCGTTCCTGGAACGCGTGGACGTGCTCCGCTACGCGGCGCCGGGCGCGGTCGTCCTGCTCAACGCCCCGTACGGCCCCGACGCGCTCTGGGACCACCTCCCCCGCGAGGTGCAGGAGCAGATCGTCGAGCGCGGCCTGCGGGTCTACACCATCAACGCCAGCGACGTGGCCCGCCGGACCGGCATGGGCGGCCGCATCAGCACCATCATGCAGACCTGCTTCTTCGCCCTCTCGGGCGTGCTGCCGCGCGAGGAGGCCATCGCCAGGATCAAGGACGCGATCCAGAAGGCCTACGGGCGCAAGGGCGACGAGGTGGTCCGGCGCAACTGGCAGGCGGTGGACGAGACCCTGGCCCACCTCCACGAGGTGCCCGTGCCCGGGCGCGTCACCGCCACGCGCGGCCGGCCGCCCGTGGTGCCCGCCCACGCCCCCGACTTCGTCCGCCGCGTGACCGCCGTGATGCTGGCCGGCCAGGGCGACCTGCTGCCCGTCAGCGCCTTCCCGCCCGACGGGACCTGGCCGGTGGGCACCAGCCGCTGGGAGAAGCGCAACATCGCCCAGGAGATCCCGGTGTGGGATCCTGCCATCTGCATCCAGTGCAACAAGTGCGTCTTCGTCTGCCCGCACGCGGTGATTCGTGCCAAGGTGGTGCCTGCCGCCGCCGTGGACGGCGCGCCGCCCACCTTCAAGACCATGCCGTTCCGCAGCCACGAGCTGCTCGATCACGTCTACGCCCTGCAGGTCTCGCCCGACGACTGCACGGGCTGCAGCCTGTGCGTCATGGTGTGTCCGGCCAAGGACCGCACCAACCCCCGGCACAAGGCGCTGGCCATGGCCCCCCAGGCGCCGCTGCGCGAGGCCGAGCGGGCCAACTGGGAGTTCTTCCTCACGCTGCCCGACCTCGACCGCACCCGGGTGCGCCGCCACGACGTCAAGGACTCCCAGTTCCTGGAACCGCTGTTCGAGTTCTCGGGCGCGTGCGCGGGGTGCGGCGAGACCCCCTACCTGAAGCTGCTCACCCAGCTGGTGGGCGACCGGCTGTTGATCGCCAACGCCACGGGCTGCTCGTCGATCTACGGCGGGAACCTCCCCACGACGCCCTACGCGGCCAACCGCGACGGCCGGGGGCCGGCGTGGTCCAACTCCCTGTTCGAGGACAACGCCGAGTTCGGGCTGGGCTTTCGCCTGGCGATCGATCAGCTGACCGCCGAGGCCCGGGCGTTGCTCGAGCGCCTGGCGCCGGCGGTGGGCGCCGACCTGGCGGCGGCGCTGCTGGCCGCCGACCAGCACGACGAGGCGGGCATCGCCGCCCAGCGGGCGCGGGTCGCCACGCTGCGGGAGCGGCTGGCCGGGCTCGACGACCCGGCGGCGCGACGCCTGGACGTGCTGGCCGACTACCTGGTGCGCAAGAGCGTGTGGATCGTCGGCGGCGACGGGTGGGCCTACGACATCGGCTACGGCGGCCTCGACCACGTGCTGGCCAGCGGGCGGGACGTCAACATCCTGGTGCTCGACACCGAGGTGTACTCCAACACCGGCGGCCAGCAGTCGAAGGCGACCCCGCGGGGCGCGGCGGCCAAGTTCGCTGCGGCGGGGAAGCCCACCGCCAAGAAGGACCTGGCGCTGATGGCCATGGCCTACGGGCACGTGTACGTCGCGCAGGTGGCGTTCGGCGCCAAGGACACCCAGACGCTGCGGGCGTTCCTCGAGGCCGAGAGTTACCCCGGCCCGTCCCTCATCATCGCCTACAGTCCGTGCATCGCCCACGGCTACGACCTGGCCTTCGGCGCCGAACAGCAGAAACTGGCGGTGGAGACCGGCTACTGGCCGCTGTTCCGCTACGACCCCCGGCGGGCGGCCGAGGGCAAGAACCCGTTGCAGCTCGACTCGGGCCCGCCGAAGGGCGACCTGGCCCGCTTCACCTACAACGAGACGCGCTTCCGCATGGTGGAGGCCATCGACCGCGAGCGCGCCCGCCGCCTGCTGGACGCCGCGCGGAACGACGTGCGGGCCCGCTGGCGGATCTACGAGCAGCTGGCGAAGCTGCCCGCCGCTCCGGCGGAGGAGCCGGCGGCCCCCCGCGCGGGCAGCGCCGCCGACTGA
- a CDS encoding dihydroorotate dehydrogenase-like protein, giving the protein MDLTTTYLGFHLPHPLMPGASPLVDDLDTVRRLEDAGAAAIVMHSLFEEQILQEQLATHYHMETPAESFAEALSYFPRPGEFALGPEQYLDQIHRIKRLVSVPVIASLNGHTPGWWTDYARRMQEAGADAIELNVYHVATDPAEPAAAVERRTLDVLQAVKASVTIPVAVKLSPFHSSLAHLAAALDAAGADGLVLFNRFYQPDIDPEALEVVLHLELSTSAELLLRLRWLAILCDHVRASLAASGGVHTARDAVKAIMAGAHAVQMTSALLRHGPEHLAVVRRELEAWMHDHGYDSVAQMRGSLSLRRCPDPAAFERGNYVRLLQTWHPETTGWPSRPRV; this is encoded by the coding sequence GTGGACCTGACGACCACCTACCTGGGCTTCCACCTCCCGCACCCGCTGATGCCGGGCGCCTCGCCGCTGGTGGACGACCTGGACACCGTGCGCCGGTTGGAGGACGCCGGGGCGGCGGCCATCGTCATGCACTCGCTGTTCGAGGAGCAGATCCTCCAGGAGCAGCTGGCGACGCACTACCACATGGAGACGCCCGCCGAATCGTTCGCCGAGGCGCTCTCGTACTTCCCGCGGCCCGGCGAGTTCGCGCTGGGGCCCGAGCAGTACCTCGACCAGATCCACCGGATCAAGCGCCTGGTCTCCGTGCCGGTCATCGCATCGCTCAACGGGCACACGCCGGGCTGGTGGACCGACTACGCGCGCCGCATGCAGGAGGCGGGCGCCGACGCCATCGAGCTCAACGTCTACCACGTGGCGACCGACCCGGCCGAGCCCGCAGCGGCCGTCGAGCGCCGCACCCTCGACGTCCTCCAGGCGGTCAAGGCCAGCGTCACGATCCCCGTGGCGGTGAAGCTCTCGCCGTTCCACTCGTCGCTGGCGCACCTGGCGGCCGCGCTGGACGCCGCCGGGGCCGACGGGCTGGTGCTGTTCAACCGGTTCTACCAGCCCGACATCGACCCCGAGGCCCTGGAGGTGGTGCTGCACCTGGAGCTGTCCACCAGTGCCGAGCTGCTGTTGCGCCTGCGCTGGCTGGCGATCCTCTGCGACCACGTGCGCGCGTCGCTGGCGGCCTCGGGCGGCGTGCACACCGCACGGGACGCCGTCAAGGCCATCATGGCCGGCGCCCACGCGGTGCAGATGACCTCGGCGCTGCTGCGCCACGGGCCCGAGCACCTGGCGGTGGTGCGCCGCGAGCTCGAGGCCTGGATGCACGACCACGGCTACGACAGCGTGGCCCAGATGCGGGGGAGCCTGAGCCTGCGACGCTGTCCGGACCCGGCGGCGTTCGAGCGGGGGAACTACGTCCGGCTCCTGCAGACTTGGCACCCCGAGACCACCGGGTGGCCGTCGCGGCCGCGCGTGTGA
- a CDS encoding cupredoxin domain-containing protein — MRCTVWLLIVALVGAGGCAGRAPQPAPTPTAGPPRVGGVITILMKDNFYEPSSVEITAGVAYEFVTPNQGTTVHNLVIQGVEGGDITSDIAVNPGQTSRFTVRIDRPGTYRMQCTYHPEMTGELRVVR, encoded by the coding sequence ATGAGATGCACGGTGTGGCTCCTCATCGTTGCCCTTGTGGGCGCCGGCGGATGCGCCGGCCGTGCCCCGCAGCCCGCGCCCACGCCCACCGCAGGGCCGCCACGGGTCGGCGGCGTGATCACCATCCTCATGAAAGACAACTTCTACGAGCCGTCCAGCGTCGAGATCACCGCGGGCGTCGCGTACGAGTTCGTGACCCCCAACCAGGGCACGACGGTGCACAACTTGGTGATCCAGGGCGTCGAGGGCGGCGACATCACCTCCGACATCGCCGTCAATCCGGGACAGACGAGCCGGTTCACGGTGAGGATCGATCGCCCGGGCACCTACAGGATGCAATGTACGTACCATCCGGAGATGACCGGGGAGCTGCGGGTGGTGCGATGA
- a CDS encoding citrate synthase translates to MGKDTLTITDNRTGRTYELPIVYGTYPRYGAAIRASDLRQIRVDDDDFGLMAYDPAFLNTASTRSAITFIDGERGILRYRGYPIEVLADRATYLEVAYLLLHGELPTRAELDAWTHEITHHTFIHESIKKFLDGFHYDAHPMGMLIGTVAALSTFYPEAKQIHDPAVRRKQIVRLIAKMPTIAAFAYRHSRGLPYAYPDNDLSYTGNFLNMLFKTTEVKYTPHPVLERALDVLFILHADHEQNCSTNAMRGIGSSHADPYVALAGAAAALYGPLHGGANEQVLRMLQEIGSKDRVGAYLRRVKAGEVLLMGFGHRVYKHYDPRARIIRRVADEVFAVTGVNPLLEIALELERVALEDDYFVTRRLYPNVDFYSGIIYQAMGFPVEMFPVLFAIPRTAGWLAQWEELLRDPEQKISRPRQLYVGPDVREYVPIEARGRGQAA, encoded by the coding sequence ATGGGCAAGGACACGTTGACCATCACCGACAACCGCACCGGGAGGACCTACGAGCTCCCCATCGTCTACGGCACCTATCCGCGCTACGGCGCGGCGATACGGGCCAGCGACCTGCGCCAGATCAGGGTCGACGACGACGACTTCGGGCTGATGGCCTACGATCCGGCGTTCCTGAACACCGCATCCACCCGGAGCGCCATCACGTTCATCGATGGCGAGCGGGGCATCCTGCGCTACCGCGGTTACCCCATCGAGGTGCTGGCCGACCGGGCCACCTACCTCGAGGTCGCCTACCTGTTGTTGCACGGCGAGTTGCCCACGCGGGCCGAGCTGGACGCCTGGACCCACGAGATCACGCACCACACGTTCATCCACGAATCCATCAAGAAGTTCCTGGACGGGTTCCACTACGACGCGCACCCGATGGGCATGCTCATCGGCACCGTGGCGGCGCTGTCCACGTTCTACCCCGAGGCCAAGCAGATCCACGACCCGGCGGTGCGGCGCAAGCAGATCGTCCGTCTGATCGCCAAGATGCCGACCATCGCCGCGTTCGCGTACCGGCACAGCCGGGGCCTCCCCTACGCGTATCCCGACAACGATCTCTCCTACACCGGCAACTTCCTCAACATGCTCTTCAAGACCACCGAGGTGAAGTACACCCCGCACCCGGTGCTGGAGCGGGCGCTGGACGTACTGTTCATCCTGCACGCCGACCACGAGCAGAACTGCAGCACCAACGCCATGCGGGGCATCGGCAGCAGCCACGCCGATCCCTACGTGGCCCTGGCCGGCGCGGCCGCCGCGCTGTACGGGCCCCTGCACGGGGGCGCCAACGAACAGGTGCTGCGCATGCTGCAGGAGATCGGCAGCAAGGATCGGGTTGGCGCATACCTGCGGCGGGTCAAGGCTGGTGAGGTCCTGCTCATGGGCTTCGGTCACCGTGTCTACAAGCACTACGATCCGCGGGCGCGGATCATCAGGCGGGTCGCCGACGAGGTGTTCGCGGTCACGGGGGTCAACCCGCTGCTGGAGATCGCCCTGGAACTGGAGCGCGTGGCGCTGGAGGACGACTACTTCGTCACGCGGCGGCTGTACCCCAACGTGGACTTCTACTCGGGGATCATCTACCAGGCCATGGGGTTCCCCGTGGAGATGTTCCCGGTGCTGTTCGCCATCCCGCGCACCGCGGGCTGGCTGGCCCAGTGGGAGGAGCTGCTACGGGATCCCGAGCAGAAGATCAGCCGCCCCCGTCAGCTCTACGTGGGGCCCGACGTGCGCGAGTACGTGCCCATCGAGGCCCGGGGGCGGGGGCAGGCGGCCTGA
- a CDS encoding OsmC family protein — protein MDELQATVRLTLEEGYRFAVEMDRPEWALVVDEAPPLGQGTGPNPARLLAVAVGHCLSSSLLFCLRKARVDGARVRTTVTATIRRNARGRWRVSGLQVTMAVDGIDPAQQGAVGRCQQVFEDYCIVTESVRHGVPVDVALEVREASGAGESGRDRIGAGGPTAYTDR, from the coding sequence ATGGACGAACTGCAGGCCACCGTCCGGCTGACCCTGGAGGAGGGCTATCGGTTCGCGGTGGAGATGGACCGGCCCGAGTGGGCGCTCGTGGTCGACGAGGCGCCGCCGCTCGGGCAGGGCACGGGGCCCAACCCGGCCCGCCTGCTGGCCGTCGCCGTCGGGCACTGTCTGTCCAGCAGCCTGCTGTTCTGCCTGCGGAAAGCGAGGGTCGATGGGGCCCGCGTTCGCACGACCGTGACCGCGACCATCCGGCGCAACGCGCGCGGCCGATGGCGGGTGAGCGGGTTGCAGGTGACGATGGCCGTTGACGGGATCGATCCCGCGCAGCAGGGCGCGGTCGGGCGCTGCCAGCAGGTCTTCGAAGACTACTGCATCGTCACCGAGAGCGTCCGGCACGGTGTGCCGGTGGACGTCGCGCTCGAGGTCCGGGAGGCGTCGGGCGCCGGGGAATCGGGCCGGGACCGGATAGGCGCGGGTGGACCGACGGCGTACACTGACAGGTGA
- a CDS encoding DUF2892 domain-containing protein has translation MEGFVGFMASPAGRLLRIVAGAALIAWGLLRLGGGTGIAVAVVGAVPLLAGLLDFCLFAPLFGRPFGGAAIRATRR, from the coding sequence ATGGAGGGATTCGTGGGGTTCATGGCCTCGCCCGCCGGCCGCCTGCTCCGCATCGTGGCTGGCGCGGCCCTGATCGCCTGGGGGCTGCTGCGCCTGGGCGGCGGGACCGGGATCGCTGTGGCCGTGGTAGGGGCAGTGCCCCTCCTGGCAGGGTTGCTGGACTTCTGCCTGTTCGCGCCGCTCTTTGGCCGTCCATTCGGCGGGGCGGCGATTCGCGCCACGCGTAGGTAG